Proteins found in one Candidatus Poribacteria bacterium genomic segment:
- the recO gene encoding DNA repair protein RecO, whose translation MSLCKCHGILIRTFNFGEADRIVSFYTDKGKLKLVARGARKPRSRFASALEPLNYGQVVYFERSSSNLHSLSSFDVIDRFERIKGDLDRFSSASMALELVDIVSVEGMSDREGFRLFTEYLNLIEDSSEPDLVTYAFALKFLSHSGFRPQLERCVSCLSPIKGTPWFNALSGGVLCARCAARSRGQRFVITRGALEMMRKMLNGDISRSTRFRANRTCKGEIRRAITSFIQSQTERELKSLRFIESMERVVQ comes from the coding sequence ATGAGCTTATGTAAATGCCATGGGATACTTATAAGAACCTTTAACTTCGGCGAAGCGGATAGGATCGTTTCCTTCTACACAGACAAAGGGAAGCTGAAGCTGGTGGCAAGAGGAGCAAGAAAACCAAGAAGCAGATTCGCCTCGGCGCTTGAGCCCCTGAACTACGGACAGGTGGTTTATTTTGAAAGATCAAGCTCTAACCTCCACTCGCTCAGCTCCTTCGATGTGATTGATCGGTTTGAGCGGATAAAGGGAGATTTGGATCGGTTCTCCTCGGCATCGATGGCCTTGGAGTTAGTCGATATCGTCTCCGTTGAGGGGATGTCAGACAGAGAGGGGTTTCGGCTCTTTACGGAGTATCTGAACCTGATCGAGGACTCAAGCGAGCCGGATCTGGTCACATATGCCTTCGCCTTGAAATTCTTATCCCACAGCGGGTTCAGACCCCAGCTGGAGCGATGCGTCTCATGCCTTTCGCCGATCAAAGGCACACCCTGGTTCAACGCTTTATCAGGGGGTGTGCTGTGTGCCAGGTGCGCGGCCAGGTCACGCGGACAGCGGTTTGTCATAACCAGAGGGGCGCTCGAGATGATGAGGAAGATGCTGAACGGCGATATCTCCCGATCAACCAGATTCAGGGCGAACAGAACCTGCAAAGGGGAGATCAGAAGGGCGATCACCTCCTTTATCCAAAGCCAGACTGAAAGGGAACTGAAGAGCCTACGTTTCATCGAATCCATGGAGAGGGTGGTTCAATGA
- a CDS encoding glycine--tRNA ligase subunit beta, whose translation MNFQDMIMALERFWASQGCVIQQPYDVEVGAGTFNPATFLRTLGPEPWRVAYVEPSRRPTDGRYGDNPYRLGHYYQYQVILKPAPVDSQEIYLESLKYLGIDPKRNDIRFVEDDWESPTLGASGLGWEVWWNGAEITQFTYFQQIGSIEVDPISLEITYGLERIAMYLQGVDSVFDIQWNEYFRYGDIHRRGEFEYSKYHFEVSSSSMLFSLFETYEREAMECLKNGLVLPALDYVLKCSHTFNMLDARGAISVTERVGYIARVRNLARRVARAYVDQRQEMGHPFIDRIPVQEPSSPAVKDVKKNKPRTEGEADLLFEIGTEEIPASYIPPALRQMREMAERFLEENRIRHGEITVLATPRRLTLHVKSVSLRQEDRERVIMGPPKHVAFDPDGNPTKAALGFARKQGVSVEQLQLTRTEKGEYVCLHRFESGRPTAEVLGEILPRIISSLSFPKMMRWDGMRFARPVRWIVAILGGEVVPFAWGNLQSGRITRGHRSLSEGDLELQTASLEEYKDKLRSACVIADHEERRREIKRQVVEILREEGCSTEIDENLLETVNFLVEFPQAVVGKFAESHLILPEEVLITSMRRHQRYFPFRKPDGGLLPKFITISNGTDNGWENVKRGNERVLGARLDDAEFFYKEDQREPLADKVEKLRHVIFQEKLGSLYDKTQRLRNLVVYMAGELGMDEEDMEMAARAAELCKADLVTHMVIEFPELQGIMGGYYARNSGEPEEVALAIKEHYKPYSSEDEIPSTLLGAILSIADRIDTIVGHFGIGETPTGSQDPYGLRRGAIGLIRIIRRMNLALDIEDMVRYTCSLYEDRIDENTAQGVMRFIRDRLFNMFIDEGFEHDVVDAVLSGGFNMIHNLQERMKVVSEFKSSEEFDKIYPSFYRTFRIIPKGWQDTSVDEGKLIEDGERELFYRFSEIEPLVERLCEDGDFPGALRELSKLQPIIDRFFDEVLVMAEDEGLKRNRLALLKRITESLCLVADFSKLVVSGE comes from the coding sequence ATGAACTTTCAGGATATGATAATGGCACTTGAGAGGTTCTGGGCCTCTCAGGGATGTGTGATACAGCAGCCATATGATGTTGAAGTTGGAGCGGGAACCTTCAATCCTGCCACCTTCCTTCGGACTTTGGGCCCCGAGCCGTGGAGGGTGGCATATGTCGAGCCCTCCAGACGCCCGACGGACGGCAGATACGGCGATAACCCCTACAGGCTCGGCCATTACTACCAATACCAGGTCATCCTCAAACCGGCACCGGTGGATTCACAGGAGATATATCTGGAGAGCCTCAAGTATCTCGGAATCGATCCCAAGCGGAACGACATCAGATTCGTCGAGGACGATTGGGAATCACCCACACTCGGAGCGTCAGGATTGGGATGGGAGGTATGGTGGAACGGCGCTGAGATCACCCAGTTCACCTATTTCCAACAGATAGGCAGCATCGAGGTGGACCCTATATCACTGGAGATAACCTACGGGCTGGAACGGATCGCCATGTACCTTCAGGGCGTCGACAGCGTCTTCGATATCCAATGGAACGAATACTTCCGATACGGCGATATACATCGTCGAGGCGAGTTCGAATATTCTAAATACCATTTCGAGGTCTCCTCCAGCTCGATGTTGTTCTCCCTTTTCGAGACATATGAGCGAGAGGCGATGGAATGCCTCAAAAACGGTTTGGTGTTACCGGCCTTGGATTACGTGTTGAAGTGCTCTCACACCTTTAACATGCTCGATGCACGTGGGGCGATAAGCGTTACCGAAAGGGTAGGTTACATCGCTCGGGTGCGGAACCTCGCACGTCGGGTCGCAAGGGCATATGTCGATCAGCGCCAGGAGATGGGACATCCCTTCATCGATAGGATACCCGTTCAGGAACCGAGCTCGCCGGCTGTAAAGGATGTGAAGAAGAACAAGCCACGGACGGAGGGAGAGGCTGACCTGCTGTTTGAGATAGGAACCGAGGAAATCCCCGCCTCATACATCCCGCCAGCACTGCGCCAGATGCGGGAGATGGCCGAGAGGTTCCTTGAGGAAAATAGGATCAGACACGGCGAAATAACGGTGTTGGCCACCCCTAGAAGGTTGACCCTCCACGTCAAATCGGTCTCCCTTCGCCAGGAGGATAGAGAAAGGGTAATCATGGGCCCACCTAAACACGTGGCTTTCGATCCGGACGGCAACCCGACCAAAGCGGCGCTGGGGTTCGCCCGTAAACAGGGTGTATCGGTGGAGCAATTACAGCTCACCCGGACTGAAAAAGGGGAGTACGTCTGTCTCCACAGGTTCGAAAGTGGTAGGCCGACAGCCGAGGTGCTCGGCGAGATATTGCCCAGAATTATCTCATCCCTGAGCTTCCCAAAGATGATGAGATGGGATGGGATGAGGTTCGCCCGGCCTGTAAGATGGATCGTGGCCATTCTGGGCGGTGAGGTCGTGCCCTTTGCCTGGGGCAACCTCCAATCCGGAAGGATCACGCGCGGACATAGATCGCTTTCGGAAGGAGACCTGGAGCTTCAAACTGCCTCTCTGGAGGAGTATAAGGACAAACTCCGATCCGCCTGCGTTATAGCGGATCACGAGGAGAGACGAAGGGAGATAAAACGACAGGTGGTCGAGATACTCCGAGAGGAGGGATGTTCGACGGAGATAGATGAGAATCTGCTTGAGACGGTCAACTTCCTGGTGGAATTCCCCCAAGCCGTTGTGGGTAAATTCGCCGAATCTCACCTGATTCTGCCCGAGGAGGTCCTCATAACCTCCATGCGCAGACATCAACGCTACTTCCCGTTCAGAAAACCAGATGGCGGGTTGCTCCCGAAGTTCATCACGATCTCCAACGGGACGGATAACGGTTGGGAGAACGTAAAGAGGGGAAACGAAAGGGTTCTGGGGGCAAGGCTGGATGACGCGGAGTTTTTCTACAAGGAGGATCAGAGAGAACCTTTGGCCGATAAAGTCGAAAAGCTTAGGCATGTCATCTTTCAGGAGAAGCTCGGATCGCTCTACGATAAAACTCAGAGGCTCAGAAACCTCGTCGTCTATATGGCCGGTGAGCTGGGAATGGATGAGGAGGATATGGAGATGGCGGCCAGGGCGGCGGAGCTTTGTAAGGCCGATCTGGTCACACATATGGTCATCGAGTTCCCTGAGCTTCAGGGGATAATGGGTGGGTATTACGCCCGAAATTCGGGCGAGCCGGAGGAGGTCGCTCTGGCCATAAAGGAACATTACAAGCCTTATTCCTCCGAAGATGAGATACCTTCAACTCTGCTGGGGGCTATCCTCTCAATCGCAGATAGGATCGATACGATCGTCGGACACTTCGGTATAGGTGAAACCCCAACCGGCTCACAGGATCCCTACGGGTTGAGGCGAGGTGCTATAGGGCTTATCAGAATCATCCGGCGGATGAACTTGGCCTTGGACATAGAGGACATGGTTCGATATACCTGCTCGCTCTATGAGGATAGGATCGATGAGAACACGGCCCAAGGGGTAATGCGTTTCATCCGGGATAGATTATTCAACATGTTCATCGACGAGGGATTCGAACACGACGTTGTGGATGCGGTCCTCTCAGGCGGGTTTAACATGATTCATAACCTGCAGGAGAGGATGAAGGTGGTTTCGGAGTTTAAATCGAGCGAGGAATTTGATAAAATTTATCCATCCTTCTATCGCACCTTCAGGATAATCCCGAAGGGGTGGCAGGACACATCGGTGGATGAGGGGAAACTGATTGAGGATGGTGAGAGGGAGCTGTTCTATCGGTTTTCCGAGATCGAGCCGCTTGTCGAGAGGTTGTGTGAAGATGGGGATTTCCCCGGAGCTTTGAGGGAACTCTCAAAACTCCAGCCTATCATAGATCGTTTCTTCGATGAGGTCCTGGTGATGGCTGAGGATGAGGGATTAAAGCGAAACAGATTGGCGTTGCTTAAGAGGATCACGGAAAGCCTCTGCCTTGTGGCCGATTTCTCCAAGTTGGTCGTCTCAGGGGAGTAA